One part of the Bdellovibrio bacteriovorus genome encodes these proteins:
- the fusA gene encoding elongation factor G, producing MSAKDPKVVADLKYTRNIGIMAHIDAGKTTTTERILYYTGKSHKIGEVHDGDATMDWMVQEQERGITITSAATMAFWKDHRINIIDTPGHVDFTIEVERSLRVLDGAIAVFDGVNGVEPQSETVWKQADKYKVPRICFVNKMDRVGADFVMSFGTIKEKLNANPIPVQVPIGMEDTFRGVVDLLENRAYMWDQSGMGDHFEVTDVPNDMKEEVNRFRTEVVEKIVEFEDELLEKYLNGEEVTVPELKRALRKGTLELKAFPVFCGAAFKNKGVQPLLDGVIDYLPSPLEVPAIVGHDPERPDKEIICKTEFDAHAAALAFKIANDPFAGTLTYIRVYSGEVKVGEQLLNPRTQKKERIQKLVKMHANSREEINSLKAGDIGAVIGLKFTGTGDTLCESSHAVVLEAITFPEPVISVAVEAKSSADQEKMLAGLAKLEKEDPSCRLRTDPETGQILLSGMGELHLEILVDRLLREHKIQANVGKPQVSYRETITAAAKAEHVYEREIAGEAHFAKVSLSIEPISQADGIQFISKVAVSKEFTAPMLKAVESGFREASEVGPLASCSMLGIKGTLNSIEVRPDSSSEMAFKAAASLAFRDAVKAASVELLEPIFKLEVTCPDDFVGNIVGDLNSRRGKILTMNVKQGGGQVISAEAPLASLFGYATDVRSLSQGRASFSMEFLEYAIVPAKVKTDILHKMGRY from the coding sequence ATGTCAGCTAAAGATCCTAAAGTTGTAGCTGATCTCAAGTACACTCGTAATATCGGCATCATGGCTCACATCGATGCCGGTAAGACGACCACCACCGAACGCATTCTTTACTATACAGGTAAAAGTCATAAAATCGGCGAGGTCCATGATGGTGATGCCACCATGGACTGGATGGTTCAAGAGCAAGAGCGCGGTATCACTATCACCTCTGCTGCGACCATGGCGTTCTGGAAAGATCACAGAATCAACATCATCGATACTCCGGGCCACGTTGACTTCACGATTGAAGTTGAGCGTTCCTTGCGTGTATTGGATGGCGCGATCGCTGTTTTCGACGGTGTGAATGGGGTTGAACCTCAGTCCGAAACCGTCTGGAAACAAGCCGACAAATATAAAGTTCCCCGCATTTGCTTCGTAAATAAAATGGACCGTGTTGGTGCTGACTTCGTGATGTCTTTCGGGACGATCAAGGAAAAGCTGAACGCGAACCCAATCCCAGTGCAGGTACCAATCGGCATGGAAGACACCTTCCGTGGTGTTGTCGATCTTTTGGAAAACCGCGCTTACATGTGGGATCAGTCCGGAATGGGTGACCATTTCGAAGTTACCGATGTTCCCAATGACATGAAAGAGGAAGTAAACCGCTTCCGCACTGAAGTCGTTGAGAAGATCGTTGAATTTGAAGACGAACTTCTTGAGAAATATCTCAATGGAGAAGAAGTCACCGTGCCAGAGCTTAAACGGGCTTTGCGCAAAGGGACTCTTGAGCTGAAAGCCTTCCCGGTATTCTGTGGAGCCGCTTTCAAAAACAAAGGCGTTCAGCCTTTGTTGGATGGGGTCATTGACTACCTTCCGTCGCCTCTGGAGGTGCCTGCAATTGTGGGTCACGATCCTGAGCGTCCTGATAAAGAAATCATCTGTAAAACTGAATTCGATGCTCACGCGGCTGCATTGGCGTTTAAAATTGCCAATGATCCGTTTGCCGGCACTTTGACTTATATCCGTGTTTATTCCGGTGAGGTGAAGGTCGGGGAGCAGCTTTTGAATCCGCGCACTCAGAAAAAAGAGCGCATCCAGAAGTTGGTGAAAATGCATGCGAATTCCCGTGAAGAAATCAACAGCCTGAAGGCGGGTGATATCGGCGCGGTTATCGGTCTTAAGTTCACAGGCACAGGGGATACTCTGTGCGAAAGCTCTCATGCTGTGGTTCTTGAGGCGATCACATTCCCAGAGCCGGTTATTTCCGTGGCGGTGGAAGCGAAGTCTTCTGCGGACCAGGAAAAGATGTTGGCTGGCCTGGCTAAACTTGAAAAAGAAGATCCATCCTGCCGTCTGCGCACGGATCCGGAAACGGGGCAAATCCTGCTTTCTGGCATGGGTGAATTGCATTTGGAAATTCTTGTGGATCGTTTGCTTCGTGAGCATAAGATCCAGGCCAATGTGGGTAAGCCGCAGGTTTCCTATCGTGAAACCATCACGGCGGCAGCCAAGGCGGAACACGTCTACGAACGTGAGATCGCTGGCGAAGCTCACTTTGCCAAAGTCTCCCTTTCCATCGAGCCTATTTCTCAGGCGGATGGCATCCAGTTCATCAGTAAAGTGGCTGTGTCTAAAGAATTTACAGCCCCGATGTTGAAGGCCGTTGAATCGGGCTTCCGTGAGGCTTCCGAGGTCGGTCCTTTGGCAAGCTGTTCGATGCTGGGTATTAAGGGGACCTTAAATTCGATTGAAGTTCGTCCGGATTCATCCAGCGAGATGGCCTTTAAAGCGGCTGCTTCCCTGGCATTCCGGGACGCAGTTAAGGCAGCCTCTGTAGAGCTTTTGGAGCCTATCTTTAAGCTTGAGGTGACTTGCCCGGATGACTTCGTAGGAAACATCGTGGGTGATCTGAATTCCCGTCGTGGAAAGATTCTCACAATGAATGTGAAGCAGGGTGGTGGGCAGGTTATTTCGGCCGAAGCCCCTCTGGCGAGTCTGTTTGGTTATGCTACGGATGTCCGCAGTTTGAGCCAAGGCAGAGCCAGCTTCAGTATGGAATTTTTGGAATATGCCATTGTGCCTGCGAAGGTAAAAACGGACATTCTCCATAAAATGGGAAGATATTAA
- the rpsJ gene encoding 30S ribosomal protein S10, producing the protein MQSQKIRIRLKAFDHKLLDQSTKEIVETARRTGAKVAGPIPLPTRINRYTVLRSPHVDKKSREQFEVRTHKRMLDILEPTQQTVDQLMKLDLSAGVDVEIKLSAV; encoded by the coding sequence ATGCAAAGTCAGAAGATTAGAATCAGATTGAAGGCATTCGATCATAAACTGCTTGACCAGTCGACGAAAGAAATCGTTGAGACTGCTCGTCGTACAGGCGCTAAAGTTGCGGGTCCAATTCCCTTGCCTACTCGCATCAACCGCTACACTGTATTGCGTTCTCCGCACGTAGATAAAAAATCTCGTGAACAATTCGAAGTGAGAACTCACAAGCGTATGCTCGATATTTTAGAACCAACTCAACAGACAGTAGATCAGCTTATGAAGCTGGATCTTTCTGCTGGTGTAGATGTTGAAATCAAACTTTCTGCGGTTTAG
- the rplC gene encoding 50S ribosomal protein L3 produces the protein MSETTETQNTAGLKLNGLFAFKEGMATIYNENGEAVPVTVLRYEPWFVSQIKTNEADGYEAIQVACHPKKAKNSNKAEKGHLEKAGFENGAQFVKELRQAAPEGTVVGAQISIDSLAKGDFVKITSKSKGKGFAGSVKRWGFAGGPASHGSKFHRRPGSSGNRTWPGRVMPGKKFPGHLGAETVTVKNVEVVQIIAEENVLMVKGPVPGARNTLVKLVRE, from the coding sequence GTGAGCGAAACTACAGAAACTCAAAATACTGCAGGTCTTAAATTGAACGGCCTGTTTGCCTTCAAAGAAGGTATGGCTACTATCTATAACGAGAACGGCGAAGCTGTTCCTGTTACTGTTCTTCGTTACGAGCCTTGGTTTGTTTCTCAAATCAAAACTAACGAAGCAGATGGTTACGAAGCTATTCAGGTAGCTTGCCACCCTAAAAAAGCTAAAAACTCCAACAAAGCAGAAAAAGGTCACCTTGAAAAAGCTGGCTTCGAAAATGGCGCTCAGTTCGTAAAAGAACTTCGTCAAGCTGCTCCAGAAGGTACTGTTGTTGGCGCGCAAATCTCTATCGACAGCTTGGCTAAAGGTGATTTCGTAAAAATCACTTCCAAGTCTAAAGGTAAAGGTTTCGCCGGTTCCGTGAAGCGTTGGGGCTTCGCAGGTGGTCCTGCATCCCACGGTTCTAAATTCCACCGTCGTCCGGGTTCTTCTGGTAACAGAACATGGCCAGGTCGCGTAATGCCGGGTAAGAAATTCCCAGGTCATTTGGGTGCTGAAACTGTCACTGTTAAGAACGTAGAAGTTGTTCAGATCATCGCTGAAGAAAACGTTCTGATGGTAAAAGGGCCAGTTCCAGGTGCTAGAAACACTTTGGTTAAGTTGGTGAGAGAATAG
- the rplD gene encoding 50S ribosomal protein L4 codes for MATVNVLNWKKEKVGSVELAADVFETPVKKEVLHTVVQWQLAARRQGTHMTKTKGLVSGGGKKPFKQKGTGGARQGSSRSILMPGGGTAFGPQPRSYAFVLPKKVRRLGLSMALSHLQKEGKLFIVDSMASEGKTAELNKRLQAFGLKKAVLVDSVVDDKFNRASKNLPTFKYFPVEGLNVFDLLKYDAAVITKDSVAKIVDRCSLEKA; via the coding sequence ATGGCTACAGTAAATGTATTGAACTGGAAAAAAGAAAAAGTTGGCTCCGTTGAGCTTGCTGCTGACGTGTTCGAAACTCCTGTTAAAAAGGAAGTTCTTCACACAGTAGTTCAATGGCAATTGGCGGCTCGTCGTCAAGGCACTCACATGACTAAGACCAAAGGTCTTGTGTCTGGTGGTGGTAAAAAGCCGTTTAAACAAAAAGGTACTGGTGGAGCTCGTCAAGGTTCCAGCCGTTCTATCTTGATGCCTGGTGGTGGTACCGCTTTCGGTCCTCAACCTCGCAGCTACGCTTTCGTTCTGCCTAAAAAAGTTCGTCGTTTGGGTCTGAGCATGGCACTTTCTCACCTTCAAAAAGAAGGCAAACTGTTCATCGTGGACAGCATGGCTTCTGAAGGTAAAACTGCTGAGCTTAACAAACGTTTGCAAGCTTTCGGTTTGAAAAAAGCTGTATTGGTTGACTCTGTAGTTGATGACAAATTCAACCGTGCTTCCAAGAATCTTCCAACATTCAAATACTTCCCAGTTGAAGGTTTGAACGTGTTTGATCTATTGAAGTACGACGCTGCTGTTATCACTAAAGATTCTGTGGCTAAAATCGTAGATCGTTGTTCATTGGAGAAGGCGTAA
- the rplW gene encoding 50S ribosomal protein L23 has product MKQVIKAPLITEKNTYHNAAGVYVFEVDLKSSKTDVKAAVEKNFKVKVDSVRTSVCRGHSKQTKFGLTKVAYWKKAYVKLAEGEKIALFEGV; this is encoded by the coding sequence ATGAAACAAGTAATTAAAGCCCCTCTCATTACTGAGAAAAATACTTATCACAACGCTGCTGGCGTATACGTTTTCGAAGTGGACCTGAAGTCCTCTAAAACTGACGTTAAAGCTGCTGTTGAGAAAAACTTTAAAGTTAAAGTTGATAGCGTTAGAACTAGCGTCTGCCGCGGTCACTCTAAGCAAACTAAATTCGGTCTAACCAAGGTCGCTTACTGGAAGAAAGCTTACGTTAAGCTTGCTGAAGGTGAGAAGATCGCTCTTTTTGAGGGAGTATAA
- the rplB gene encoding 50S ribosomal protein L2, giving the protein MGIKTFAPRSHGRRGMTGFDFKEITKTTPEKSLLAPLKKQAARNNHGQITIRHQGGGHKRKYRLVDFKRNKLEVSAKVIAIEYDPNRTCRIALISYVDGAKAYILAPVGLNVGDTVISSDKADIKPGNSLTLGAIPVGTVIHNIELRPGKGGQICRGAGASATLAGKGDKYCQVRMPSGELKQVLTVCRASIGQVGNTDNENINLGKAGRSRWRGIRPSVRGMHMNPVDHPLGGGEGVGKGHHPVTPWGQPCKGFKTRNNKRTNSSIIKRRK; this is encoded by the coding sequence ATGGGTATTAAAACATTTGCCCCACGCTCTCATGGTCGCAGAGGAATGACTGGTTTCGATTTCAAAGAAATCACTAAGACTACTCCAGAGAAGTCTTTGCTAGCTCCTCTTAAGAAACAAGCTGCGCGTAACAATCACGGTCAAATCACTATTCGTCACCAAGGTGGCGGTCATAAGAGAAAATACCGTTTGGTTGATTTCAAGCGTAACAAACTTGAAGTATCCGCAAAAGTTATCGCGATCGAGTACGATCCGAACAGAACTTGCCGTATTGCTCTGATCTCCTACGTTGATGGTGCTAAGGCTTATATCCTTGCTCCAGTAGGTTTGAATGTTGGCGATACTGTTATCTCTTCTGATAAAGCCGATATCAAACCAGGTAACTCCCTGACTTTGGGTGCTATCCCTGTTGGTACTGTTATTCACAATATCGAATTGCGTCCAGGCAAAGGTGGTCAAATCTGCCGTGGTGCTGGTGCAAGCGCGACTCTTGCTGGTAAAGGCGACAAGTACTGCCAAGTACGTATGCCATCTGGTGAGTTGAAACAAGTGTTGACAGTTTGCCGTGCTTCTATCGGTCAAGTTGGTAACACTGACAATGAAAACATCAATCTAGGTAAAGCAGGTCGCTCTCGTTGGAGAGGTATCCGTCCTTCTGTACGTGGTATGCACATGAATCCAGTTGATCACCCACTCGGTGGTGGTGAAGGCGTTGGTAAAGGGCATCACCCAGTAACTCCTTGGGGTCAACCTTGTAAGGGGTTCAAAACTAGAAACAATAAGAGAACCAACTCTTCAATCATCAAGAGACGTAAGTAG
- the rpsS gene encoding 30S ribosomal protein S19, translating into MARSIKKGPFVDTHVQKKIDNALEKNDKKVIKTWSRRSTILPETIGLTFAVHNGRKFVPVYITENMIGHKLGEFAPTRTFHGHAEKKAAAPAAKK; encoded by the coding sequence GTGGCACGCTCAATTAAAAAAGGTCCATTCGTCGATACTCATGTTCAGAAGAAAATCGACAATGCACTTGAGAAAAATGATAAAAAAGTTATTAAAACTTGGTCTCGCCGCTCAACAATTCTTCCAGAGACAATTGGACTGACATTCGCAGTTCATAACGGAAGAAAGTTCGTTCCTGTGTACATCACAGAGAACATGATTGGTCACAAACTCGGTGAGTTTGCTCCAACCAGAACTTTCCATGGTCACGCTGAGAAGAAAGCCGCTGCTCCTGCTGCGAAGAAGTAA
- the rplV gene encoding 50S ribosomal protein L22, with protein MEVKASLKYARVGAQKARLVADLVRGKDVNEAVKTLTFLNKKTAGMVKKLIESAVANAEYKKVMDVDSLYVKAIWVDQGPVLKRFRPRAQGRAFGVRKKTSHINVVLEEK; from the coding sequence ATGGAAGTTAAAGCAAGCTTGAAATATGCAAGAGTTGGCGCTCAGAAAGCAAGATTGGTTGCTGACCTGGTTCGCGGTAAAGACGTGAACGAGGCAGTTAAAACCCTTACTTTCCTGAACAAAAAAACTGCAGGTATGGTAAAAAAGCTAATCGAATCAGCTGTTGCCAATGCTGAATACAAAAAGGTTATGGATGTAGACAGCCTTTATGTTAAAGCTATCTGGGTTGATCAAGGTCCAGTTCTTAAAAGATTCCGTCCTCGTGCACAAGGTCGCGCGTTCGGTGTTCGTAAGAAGACCAGCCACATTAACGTAGTACTCGAGGAGAAATAG
- the rpsC gene encoding 30S ribosomal protein S3, which yields MGQKVNPIGLRVGVIRTWDSRWYAKGQQYFENLHEDIRLRKFLKDKLKNAGVAKIEMERAAKKIKIIISTARPGVVIGKKGSGIDALKAEVQKLTPNEVFLSIQEVRKPDLDAQLVAESIAQQLEKRISWRRALKKSIAAAIKGGVRGIKIRVSGRLDGAEIARSEWYNEKSVPLHTLRADIDYGTAEALTAYGIIGLKVWIYKGDILSAREVEEAGRVKS from the coding sequence GTGGGTCAGAAGGTTAATCCAATTGGTCTAAGAGTCGGTGTTATCAGAACTTGGGATTCTCGCTGGTATGCGAAGGGTCAACAATATTTTGAAAATCTCCACGAAGACATCCGTTTGAGAAAGTTCCTTAAGGACAAACTTAAGAACGCGGGTGTTGCGAAAATTGAAATGGAACGTGCTGCGAAGAAGATTAAAATCATCATCTCCACAGCTCGCCCAGGTGTTGTTATTGGTAAAAAAGGTAGTGGTATTGACGCTCTTAAAGCGGAAGTTCAAAAACTTACACCCAACGAAGTTTTCCTGAGCATCCAAGAAGTGCGCAAACCAGACCTCGATGCTCAGCTCGTTGCTGAGAGCATTGCTCAACAACTTGAGAAACGTATCTCTTGGAGAAGAGCTCTTAAAAAATCTATTGCAGCTGCGATCAAAGGCGGCGTGAGAGGTATCAAGATCCGTGTTTCCGGTCGTCTTGATGGTGCAGAGATTGCCCGTTCTGAGTGGTACAATGAGAAGAGCGTTCCTCTTCATACATTGCGCGCTGATATCGACTACGGTACAGCAGAAGCTCTAACAGCATACGGTATCATCGGCCTGAAAGTATGGATCTATAAAGGCGATATCTTATCTGCTCGCGAAGTTGAGGAGGCAGGTCGTGTTAAGTCCTAA